A single Thermoplasmatales archaeon DNA region contains:
- a CDS encoding S9 family peptidase — translation MDNEEFFDNYFSYRNLDTVDLRLSRDIVSYVSSATFKTKKMQTESSVIIRQISTHGIVKKFSDPGASYSDAKLNPSGTKIAIVQKKGKSDYLVIHHLETHREEKLAVETSIHSIEWKDDESLILLMSDPMAKDKLERRALGDDPIFFDKEDPFWSLYLYNPSDGIGKITSDLQIWEFNVLRNTIVAVGSDNPTESSWYEAKLYTLNISDGERTLLYDPGRRQIARPRISPDGKNIAFLESLWSDRGVNSGDIIVTNLSSNSSSNVTKGMEKSYSDLSWGKDGRIYALWTMELNFGVSVFDGRWTDIWKAPGTVYPLGSPEFSLSEDHLAFVFSDDLLPQEVILLSLSGSTDTISSDNMGMKENLKKYPYEILKWKADDGLEIYGLLRSLGPDKPLVVDVHGGPTSFSGLVFLSRNNLYLDNGFSVFSPNYRGSIGKGRKYAESNIGDLGGKDFQDILSGIQFLRTTGRLKSNNIFITGGSYGGFMSAWAITQTDIFKASVSLFGISDWLSFHGTSNLSTWDRLHMDDDPYSHKLYEKFSPINYVDKVRAPILLMHGEMDKYVPVGQYIQFYRALKDQGKDAELIIFPREGHGFKEKLHQETYLKKAVEWFVKHSS, via the coding sequence ATGGATAATGAAGAATTTTTTGACAATTATTTTTCCTACAGAAACCTAGATACTGTGGATCTTAGGCTTAGCAGGGATATTGTGAGTTATGTGTCGTCGGCAACATTTAAAACAAAGAAAATGCAGACAGAGAGCTCAGTTATCATACGGCAGATCAGCACCCATGGAATTGTAAAGAAATTCAGTGATCCGGGTGCCAGTTATTCCGACGCAAAACTCAACCCTTCAGGAACAAAAATAGCTATCGTGCAGAAGAAAGGAAAATCGGATTACCTGGTGATTCACCACCTGGAAACTCACAGGGAAGAAAAACTTGCGGTTGAAACTAGCATCCATTCAATTGAATGGAAAGACGATGAATCATTGATACTTTTGATGTCAGATCCTATGGCAAAAGATAAGCTGGAAAGAAGAGCACTGGGAGACGATCCAATTTTTTTCGATAAAGAGGATCCATTCTGGTCACTGTATTTATACAATCCTTCCGACGGTATAGGAAAGATTACCTCCGATTTGCAGATTTGGGAATTCAATGTTTTAAGAAATACTATAGTGGCTGTCGGTTCGGACAATCCCACCGAAAGCTCATGGTACGAAGCAAAGCTCTATACCCTTAATATTTCTGACGGCGAGCGAACTCTTCTTTACGATCCAGGAAGGCGGCAGATAGCAAGGCCACGAATTTCCCCAGACGGGAAGAACATAGCTTTCCTCGAATCATTATGGAGCGATCGCGGTGTTAATTCTGGTGACATAATTGTAACCAATCTATCATCTAATAGTAGCTCCAATGTAACGAAAGGAATGGAAAAAAGCTACTCAGATCTCTCTTGGGGTAAAGATGGCAGAATTTACGCGCTCTGGACAATGGAGTTGAATTTCGGAGTATCTGTGTTTGATGGAAGGTGGACCGACATATGGAAGGCACCTGGCACGGTGTATCCCTTGGGATCTCCAGAGTTCTCTCTTTCCGAAGATCATTTGGCATTTGTTTTCTCCGATGATTTGCTACCTCAGGAAGTAATTCTTCTCTCACTGAGCGGATCTACCGATACAATAAGCTCCGATAATATGGGCATGAAAGAAAATCTAAAAAAATATCCATACGAAATTCTCAAATGGAAAGCAGATGATGGATTAGAGATATACGGACTCCTGAGGAGCCTGGGGCCAGATAAACCACTCGTAGTTGATGTTCATGGCGGGCCAACATCATTTTCCGGATTGGTATTCCTTAGCAGAAATAACTTGTATCTTGATAATGGCTTCTCCGTCTTTTCCCCGAACTACAGAGGGAGTATCGGGAAAGGGAGGAAGTATGCCGAATCGAACATCGGGGATCTTGGTGGGAAAGACTTTCAGGACATACTGTCGGGGATTCAATTCCTCAGAACAACAGGTCGGCTGAAATCTAATAACATTTTCATAACTGGCGGATCATATGGAGGATTCATGAGCGCATGGGCCATCACGCAGACGGACATTTTCAAGGCAAGTGTTTCACTCTTCGGCATAAGCGACTGGTTGAGTTTCCACGGGACTTCAAATCTTTCGACGTGGGATCGACTTCACATGGATGACGATCCTTACTCCCACAAACTTTATGAGAAATTCTCTCCAATAAATTATGTTGACAAAGTCAGGGCACCGATACTTCTGATGCACGGAGAGATGGATAAATATGTCCCGGTAGGACAGTACATACAGTTCTATAGGGCTCTAAAGGATCAGGGAAAAGATGCTGAGTTAATAATATTCCCGAGAGAAGGCCATGGCTTCAAGGAGAAGCTGCATCAGGAAACCTATCTTAAGAAAGCTGTTGAGTGGTTTGTGAAACATTCATCATGA
- a CDS encoding NAD-dependent epimerase/dehydratase family protein, whose translation MVSNFSVENKKILITGGAGFIGSNMVRRLLPNNEVTVLDDLSGVDRRYIEEFEGNRNFKFIKDDINSIFDIQDAINFDLVIHLAANSDVRNGSIDPSIDFKSNTQGTFNVLEFMRRKEIPEIMFSSSSTVYGETDVLPTPEDYGPYMPISSYGASKMSGEGFIFAYSHYYGIRGSIFRFANIVGRNSTHGVIHDFINKLMANKKELEILGDGTQRKSYMHVDDCVGSMIYVHSKIKKTDVVNLGNSGVTSVRTIADTVTSQMGLHNVKYVFTGGVDGRGWKGDVKVAQLDIKKLEGMGWKNKFTSDEAVTKATAEILEQRGISKKS comes from the coding sequence ATGGTTTCTAACTTTTCCGTGGAAAACAAGAAGATACTGATAACTGGTGGGGCTGGCTTTATTGGGTCCAATATGGTAAGAAGACTGCTTCCGAACAATGAGGTCACCGTTCTGGATGATCTTTCGGGAGTTGATAGAAGGTACATTGAAGAGTTTGAAGGCAACAGAAACTTCAAGTTCATCAAGGACGACATAAACTCCATATTTGATATTCAGGACGCCATAAATTTTGATCTCGTTATACACCTGGCAGCAAATTCTGATGTCCGAAATGGTTCAATAGATCCGTCAATAGATTTCAAAAGCAACACTCAAGGCACTTTCAACGTATTGGAATTCATGAGGAGAAAGGAAATTCCTGAGATCATGTTTTCATCAAGCTCAACAGTTTATGGTGAAACAGACGTGCTGCCTACACCGGAAGATTACGGCCCATATATGCCGATATCAAGTTATGGCGCCTCCAAGATGTCTGGTGAGGGCTTCATATTTGCATACTCGCATTATTATGGAATAAGAGGAAGCATTTTCCGTTTTGCGAACATAGTCGGGAGAAATTCAACTCACGGCGTTATCCATGATTTTATCAACAAGCTGATGGCCAACAAGAAGGAGCTGGAAATCCTTGGAGATGGCACGCAAAGAAAATCGTATATGCACGTAGATGACTGCGTGGGTTCAATGATCTATGTACACAGCAAGATCAAGAAGACAGACGTTGTAAATCTGGGAAACAGTGGCGTAACCTCAGTTAGGACAATAGCTGACACAGTAACTTCCCAGATGGGGCTTCACAATGTAAAATATGTGTTCACCGGCGGCGTGGACGGAAGAGGATGGAAGGGGGACGTCAAAGTTGCACAGCTCGACATTAAAAAACTTGAAGGTATGGGATGGAAGAACAAATTCACAAGTGATGAGGCTGTTACCAAGGCAACTGCAGAAATACTGGAGCAGAGAGGAATTTCCAAAAAATCATGA
- a CDS encoding MBL fold metallo-hydrolase yields MIRFLGTWSSHLSAGKRNSSILLDEKILFDCGPHTVESLFDNKVPLANIETVLISHMHLDHYAGLAELLWLRAINKIRDQMVVIGPEGIEKSTNEILRLVNTPDSFDVSVKFVENKDYDGILLARANHIIPDNSYRVESGGKSLVYTGDTTYSTSVAELAERSDYLLHECTYPDHMADVAARWKHSTVSDAIRVRAESRSRTLIPIHLTQESLEQLTSMREREMIRIPFEGSTLDF; encoded by the coding sequence ATGATCAGATTTCTTGGAACGTGGTCCTCTCATCTTTCTGCAGGAAAGAGGAATTCTTCAATCCTGCTCGATGAGAAGATATTGTTTGATTGTGGGCCGCATACTGTTGAGTCGCTCTTTGATAATAAGGTTCCGCTGGCAAACATAGAGACCGTCTTGATTTCGCACATGCATCTTGATCATTATGCCGGGCTCGCCGAACTTCTCTGGTTAAGGGCCATAAATAAGATCAGAGATCAGATGGTTGTGATAGGTCCAGAAGGTATAGAGAAGAGCACTAATGAAATACTTAGACTGGTGAACACCCCTGACTCGTTTGATGTGTCCGTGAAATTTGTGGAAAACAAGGACTATGATGGGATTCTATTAGCGAGAGCAAATCACATAATCCCTGATAATTCTTACAGAGTCGAATCAGGAGGCAAGTCATTAGTTTACACCGGAGATACAACATATTCCACTTCTGTCGCGGAACTAGCAGAACGATCAGATTACCTCCTGCATGAATGCACTTATCCGGATCACATGGCCGATGTGGCTGCACGGTGGAAGCATTCTACGGTTTCGGACGCAATACGTGTTCGTGCCGAATCGAGAAGTAGGACCCTTATTCCTATCCACCTTACACAAGAATCTCTAGAACAGCTTACTTCAATGAGAGAGCGCGAAATGATCAGGATTCCATTTGAAGGTAGTACACTAGATTTTTGA
- a CDS encoding V-type ATP synthase subunit I has protein sequence MVLKPEKMVRIRIIGSNSRKADIISALHDVGIIQLENVDPEVSKLLSQPRSSDIYKKVNQYLQKFRGYESVLPAIKVKEKRNFPSLEDLLKEAESINLDDEIKTLKSSESDIMAEQKENNRRMEIVDSFININYDLSIFSGSYLISYLSSGKPSSIIKGILKEHLSEATVIVLSGEKCVITIPEKLDSDLAKIANDNGFNITHIPSMSGTPTQYREVLLSKNKETQDKLDKINEQLARLSDKYYERIAQITEQLEIENSKLEVSEKLASTKDAFALEGWIPEKYYEGVAALLNDASEEKVILSKVNSDEDPPTLFDNPRRFKLFEFFIRFYSLPKEYEIDPTLIFAIIFPVFFGIMVGDWGYGVAILAIALWMKKRILKPSGKSVVPKFLRQFVLKMFGANALLVLSRALIPASIAAIAAGLLFNSFFGFPLLPVTVFSTLQPFTAHIGAFPPTPVVLVPSTVTLPKLLLISGYIGLAVVSFGLILGVFNEAAKKKKKGVFGKVGWLAFAWGISMFGLNLIHTSTFSLGFASTASIIYTVTLALIIIGIAMVLLTLGGEGAVELPSMISHILSYTRILGILLASVILSYIVDFIFLKGLVKSPLYAIVGILILLIGQTFILLIAILEPGIQGARLIYVEFFSKFYEGNGHYFHPFSSRRKYTVPKFSLQSGKR, from the coding sequence ATGGTTCTAAAACCAGAGAAAATGGTTAGAATCAGGATCATAGGATCCAACTCCAGAAAGGCAGATATCATATCTGCGTTGCACGACGTTGGCATAATACAGCTTGAGAACGTCGATCCTGAGGTTTCAAAGCTTCTTTCTCAGCCGAGGTCATCAGACATTTACAAAAAGGTCAACCAGTATCTTCAGAAATTCCGCGGATATGAGAGCGTTCTCCCAGCCATAAAAGTGAAGGAGAAGAGAAATTTTCCATCCCTCGAAGATCTTTTGAAAGAAGCTGAATCGATAAACCTCGATGACGAGATAAAGACATTGAAATCATCCGAATCAGATATCATGGCCGAACAGAAGGAAAATAACCGGAGAATGGAAATTGTTGATAGCTTCATCAATATAAATTACGACCTCTCAATTTTCTCTGGTTCTTACCTGATCTCATACCTATCATCCGGAAAACCTTCAAGCATCATAAAAGGAATCTTGAAAGAACACCTTAGTGAAGCCACCGTGATTGTTCTTTCGGGAGAAAAGTGCGTGATAACTATCCCGGAAAAGTTAGATTCCGATCTTGCAAAGATCGCAAACGATAACGGGTTTAACATAACCCACATCCCCTCGATGTCTGGAACTCCGACACAGTACCGCGAAGTGCTGCTTTCCAAGAATAAGGAGACCCAGGATAAGCTTGATAAAATAAATGAACAGCTGGCCAGACTTTCGGATAAGTATTATGAACGCATCGCACAGATTACAGAGCAGCTGGAAATAGAGAACAGCAAGCTTGAAGTTTCAGAGAAACTTGCATCAACAAAGGACGCATTCGCACTTGAGGGTTGGATACCTGAAAAGTATTATGAAGGCGTCGCAGCGCTTTTGAATGATGCATCAGAGGAAAAAGTGATTCTGAGCAAGGTAAACTCGGACGAGGATCCGCCAACGCTGTTTGACAATCCAAGGAGGTTCAAGCTGTTTGAATTTTTCATTCGCTTCTATTCGCTTCCAAAAGAATACGAGATCGATCCAACACTTATTTTCGCAATAATATTCCCTGTATTCTTCGGCATAATGGTCGGGGACTGGGGTTATGGGGTCGCGATACTCGCCATTGCGCTATGGATGAAGAAGAGGATCCTTAAACCATCCGGCAAGTCCGTGGTTCCAAAATTCCTCAGGCAGTTTGTATTAAAGATGTTTGGCGCAAACGCTTTGCTTGTACTTTCCCGGGCACTTATTCCCGCTTCCATAGCTGCGATTGCTGCTGGTCTTCTCTTCAACAGTTTCTTCGGCTTCCCTCTCCTTCCTGTGACAGTGTTTTCCACACTCCAGCCATTTACGGCCCACATCGGTGCATTCCCTCCGACTCCTGTTGTGCTAGTGCCAAGCACCGTTACCCTACCCAAGCTTTTGTTAATTAGCGGCTATATCGGTCTAGCAGTTGTCTCTTTCGGCCTAATCCTGGGTGTATTCAACGAAGCTGCCAAAAAGAAAAAGAAGGGCGTTTTTGGCAAAGTTGGATGGCTTGCATTTGCCTGGGGAATATCCATGTTCGGCCTCAATTTGATCCACACCTCGACCTTCTCGCTGGGCTTCGCATCAACTGCTTCTATAATCTACACAGTTACTCTTGCATTGATTATAATCGGTATCGCTATGGTGCTTCTCACACTCGGTGGAGAAGGAGCGGTAGAATTGCCTTCTATGATAAGCCATATACTTTCGTACACAAGAATTCTGGGCATCCTGCTTGCATCCGTGATTCTGTCTTATATAGTTGATTTTATATTTCTCAAAGGACTTGTGAAATCTCCCCTTTACGCGATTGTAGGGATTCTCATACTTTTAATAGGCCAGACATTCATTCTGTTGATCGCTATTCTGGAGCCAGGTATACAGGGCGCAAGGTTGATTTATGTGGAATTCTTCTCAAAATTCTACGAAGGCAACGGGCACTATTTTCATCCATTCTCCTCTCGCAGGAAATACACAGTTCCAAAATTTTCTCTGCAGTCTGGTAAAAGGTGA
- a CDS encoding V-type ATP synthase subunit B → MSLISYKTVNQISGPLVFVEKVKDAAYNEMVEIELENGEKRMGQVLDTSSNLAVVQIFGSTTGLDVNNTKVKFLGSSAKVSVSDEMLGRVFNGLGEPIDNMPRILSKEKVEIVGNAINPYSREEPSEFIETGISTIDGMNTLVRGQKLPIFSGSGLPHNMLAAQIARQAKVLSGSESFAVVFGAMGITSEEANYFISEFTKTGAISRSVLFLNLSSDPSMERIILPKVALTTAEYLAYEREMHILVILTDMTNYCEALREISSAREEVPGRRGYPGYMYTDLSTIYERAGKIKGKNGSITQIPILTMPGDDITNPIPDLTGYITEGQIVVSRELERKSIYPPIDVLPSLSRLMNQGIGKGRTREDHRGVADQLYSAYANGKDLRSLSAIVGEEALGANDRKYLKFAENFEGKYVNQDFYEDRTIEETLSIGWDLLSDLPEADMKRVKREFIDKYGKWGKKDATT, encoded by the coding sequence ATGTCGCTTATAAGTTATAAAACTGTTAACCAGATATCGGGACCACTTGTTTTTGTCGAGAAGGTGAAGGATGCCGCCTATAATGAAATGGTTGAGATAGAGCTTGAAAATGGAGAAAAGAGGATGGGACAGGTTTTGGACACAAGCTCGAATCTGGCTGTGGTGCAGATATTCGGCTCAACGACTGGTCTCGACGTTAACAACACGAAGGTGAAGTTTCTCGGATCATCCGCTAAAGTATCCGTATCTGACGAGATGCTCGGCAGGGTATTCAACGGGCTCGGAGAACCGATAGATAACATGCCTCGCATACTCAGCAAGGAGAAGGTAGAAATCGTGGGAAACGCAATAAATCCTTATTCACGTGAGGAGCCATCAGAGTTCATTGAAACTGGAATATCCACGATAGATGGAATGAACACGCTGGTTAGAGGGCAAAAGCTTCCTATATTTTCTGGATCAGGGCTGCCTCACAATATGCTTGCGGCCCAGATAGCAAGACAGGCCAAGGTTCTCAGCGGGAGTGAGAGTTTCGCGGTCGTTTTCGGTGCCATGGGTATAACCAGCGAGGAGGCCAATTACTTCATAAGCGAATTCACCAAGACTGGAGCTATATCAAGGTCCGTCCTTTTCCTGAACCTTTCATCTGATCCGAGTATGGAGCGAATTATACTCCCGAAGGTTGCGCTTACAACTGCAGAGTACCTGGCGTATGAAAGGGAGATGCACATCCTGGTCATCCTTACGGACATGACTAATTACTGTGAGGCGCTGAGAGAGATATCCTCAGCGCGTGAAGAAGTTCCAGGGCGGCGCGGATACCCGGGCTACATGTATACCGATCTGAGCACGATATATGAGAGGGCAGGAAAGATAAAGGGTAAGAATGGGTCCATAACTCAGATACCTATACTTACAATGCCAGGTGATGACATAACGAATCCTATCCCGGACCTTACAGGTTATATAACAGAAGGCCAGATAGTAGTTAGCAGGGAACTTGAAAGGAAATCAATCTACCCACCGATAGATGTTCTTCCATCCCTCTCAAGGCTCATGAACCAGGGAATAGGTAAAGGAAGAACGAGGGAGGATCACAGGGGTGTTGCGGACCAGCTTTATTCAGCTTATGCCAATGGAAAGGACTTGAGGTCACTGAGTGCAATAGTCGGGGAAGAGGCACTCGGGGCTAACGACAGGAAATATCTCAAGTTTGCGGAAAACTTTGAAGGAAAATATGTAAATCAGGACTTCTATGAAGATCGGACGATAGAAGAAACGCTCTCTATCGGATGGGATCTGCTTTCTGATCTTCCAGAGGCGGATATGAAGAGAGTGAAGAGAGAATTCATTGACAAGTACGGAAAATGGGGAAAAAAGGATGCCACGACTTGA
- a CDS encoding V-type ATP synthase subunit D has protein sequence MPRLEVKPTRIELIQIKKRIKLATRGLHLLKMKRSSLVMEFFAISKQVSGMRENLRSDVGNALSTLKSAEIISGTMELERIAYMSADSTVEVGLKNVMGVKIPELNSEYSPTILSNLYRSTSVPAPINDAIGMFEIVYRQILEIAEKENSMRKLLIEIDKTKRRSNAIENILIPELSSVARYIRGRLDEIERDTFTNLKMIKKKLMKNGEAI, from the coding sequence ATGCCACGACTTGAAGTTAAGCCCACAAGAATCGAGCTTATCCAGATAAAAAAAAGGATCAAGCTAGCGACAAGGGGACTCCATCTCCTGAAGATGAAACGTTCATCCCTTGTCATGGAATTCTTCGCCATAAGCAAGCAGGTGAGCGGAATGAGGGAGAATCTTCGAAGCGATGTTGGAAATGCGCTCAGCACGCTTAAGTCTGCAGAGATAATTTCCGGAACGATGGAACTTGAACGCATAGCCTATATGTCTGCAGATTCTACGGTTGAAGTTGGATTGAAGAACGTGATGGGTGTTAAGATACCGGAACTCAACAGTGAGTACAGCCCGACGATTCTTTCCAACCTTTATCGATCCACTTCTGTACCGGCGCCCATAAACGATGCTATAGGCATGTTTGAGATTGTCTACAGGCAAATACTGGAAATTGCGGAGAAAGAAAACTCAATGAGAAAATTGCTTATAGAGATCGACAAGACCAAGAGAAGATCTAATGCTATAGAAAATATTCTTATCCCTGAATTGAGCTCAGTTGCCAGGTATATACGAGGCAGATTGGACGAGATAGAACGTGACACATTCACAAACCTTAAGATGATAAAGAAGAAGCTTATGAAAAATGGTGAAGCAATATGA
- a CDS encoding MFS transporter gives METSRLSRDQIHIMLISGMSFFTDAYDLFVIGIVLLILEPIFNVSNAELGILASIALFGAVIGPIIFGYIGDKFGRKNAFWITVTLLIIGAIGSALSINLYMLLFWRFLLGVGIGGDYPLSSTIVAEYANIRDRGKLISSTFAMQGFGIIAGIVMAVGLLSFHVAPDIVWRLLLGVGAVPVAIVLYYRVTLKETPWYRQSMRNRDNANDSYKETTDSIKSERKENGKSGGSEKDIWSFLRKHWKIAFATSATWFLMDSSYYGTTIFTPYMTRLLGLKGLLAPTDATALLLIVASVPGYWVAVALIDRQGRKSMQYIGFLITGAAFLTLALLGARILAVSTLMFFAVYAMTFFFTNYGANTTTYVYPVELYPTAFRARGHGIASMSGKLGAAISALLFPILLVDIGKFNLIGMLGVFSIAGFAITLALLPETKRRSLALTSGEIELGLVTTTLADEFENLLDYIEKASRSMNEILKEQSIEDPEALFKKIKNYEHNADRYVHDILDYIVNIRSNTIAYMDISHLAKRLDDIIDTEEMASSRIFLYEINKSDSYIRDLSNTILDEVRFVREAVNKLNDLQDANTEAVLEIREQIMGLYKECSRSENIADDILRRALKTVMHRKDIKEIIKYKEIYEDLEEVTDRFVDAMDIISDITLRYTYRNRKL, from the coding sequence ATGGAGACATCAAGGCTTTCGAGAGATCAGATCCATATAATGCTCATCTCTGGAATGAGTTTTTTCACGGATGCATATGATCTTTTTGTCATAGGCATTGTCCTGCTTATTCTCGAACCTATATTCAATGTCAGTAATGCAGAACTAGGGATACTTGCAAGTATAGCTCTCTTTGGCGCAGTCATAGGGCCGATAATATTCGGATACATCGGAGATAAATTTGGAAGAAAAAATGCATTCTGGATCACTGTAACTCTTCTAATCATCGGAGCTATTGGTTCCGCTCTATCTATCAATCTTTACATGCTCCTGTTCTGGAGATTTCTCCTTGGTGTTGGGATCGGTGGAGATTATCCGCTGAGTTCGACAATCGTTGCAGAGTATGCAAATATCAGGGATCGAGGAAAGCTGATTTCATCGACATTTGCAATGCAAGGCTTTGGGATAATAGCTGGTATAGTCATGGCAGTAGGGCTTTTGAGCTTCCATGTGGCACCGGATATTGTGTGGCGGCTTCTTCTTGGTGTTGGCGCAGTCCCTGTAGCGATAGTCCTGTATTATCGGGTCACACTGAAGGAAACGCCATGGTACAGGCAAAGCATGAGAAACAGGGATAACGCAAATGATTCATACAAAGAAACAACGGACTCAATAAAAAGTGAGAGAAAAGAAAATGGAAAATCCGGTGGATCTGAAAAAGATATCTGGAGTTTTTTGAGAAAACATTGGAAGATTGCTTTTGCAACTTCTGCCACCTGGTTCCTCATGGATTCATCCTATTATGGCACTACAATTTTCACTCCTTACATGACTCGTCTCCTCGGCCTGAAAGGCCTTCTCGCTCCGACGGACGCTACTGCACTTCTGCTGATTGTCGCTTCTGTTCCAGGGTACTGGGTTGCGGTCGCACTCATAGACAGGCAGGGGCGGAAATCAATGCAGTACATAGGGTTTTTGATTACGGGTGCGGCCTTCCTCACACTTGCTTTATTGGGAGCCAGGATACTTGCAGTCTCAACATTAATGTTCTTTGCCGTTTATGCAATGACGTTTTTCTTCACGAATTATGGCGCAAATACAACGACTTATGTCTATCCTGTAGAGCTTTATCCGACAGCTTTCCGTGCCAGAGGGCATGGAATTGCATCTATGAGCGGAAAGCTCGGTGCTGCAATATCGGCGCTTCTTTTCCCCATACTCCTTGTGGACATAGGCAAGTTTAACCTTATCGGAATGCTCGGTGTATTCTCAATTGCAGGTTTTGCAATAACTCTGGCTCTGTTGCCTGAAACAAAGAGGAGATCTCTCGCACTCACATCAGGCGAGATCGAGCTTGGACTGGTTACAACCACACTGGCGGACGAGTTCGAAAATCTCCTTGACTACATAGAAAAAGCATCGCGGTCAATGAACGAAATCTTGAAAGAGCAAAGCATAGAGGATCCGGAAGCGCTGTTCAAGAAGATAAAAAATTATGAGCATAATGCTGATAGATATGTTCATGATATTCTTGATTACATTGTGAATATACGGTCAAATACCATAGCGTACATGGACATATCGCACCTTGCGAAGAGGCTCGATGACATAATAGACACTGAGGAGATGGCAAGCTCAAGGATATTCCTTTACGAGATAAACAAAAGCGATTCTTACATAAGGGATCTCTCAAACACCATACTTGATGAGGTGAGATTTGTACGTGAGGCAGTGAATAAACTCAATGATCTGCAGGATGCCAACACAGAAGCGGTATTGGAAATACGCGAACAAATCATGGGGCTTTACAAGGAATGCTCCAGAAGCGAAAACATTGCTGACGACATATTGCGAAGGGCCCTTAAGACAGTAATGCACAGAAAAGACATTAAGGAGATAATAAAATACAAGGAGATTTATGAAGATCTCGAGGAAGTTACCGATAGGTTTGTGGATGCTATGGATATAATCAGCGACATAACATTGAGATACACTTATAGGAATCGAAAGTTGTGA
- a CDS encoding 4-hydroxythreonine-4-phosphate dehydrogenase PdxA, with protein sequence MKKVAITLGDPAGIGTEITLKALKKLDRDGIQFFLIGDISNLGKTWSSIRVDLNDNVELIDAGSSDALLKGPSESGGLVSIHAIELATNMALKGEIDAVVTAPISKESLRLAGSKDIDHTQLFSRLSGERHVSTVFETKNLRILFLTKHAPLLQALRTITVETVINGIESSYIALRLLGIEGKRIGVAAINPHAGENGLLGSEELTIIRPAVDALKEKYEVSGPFPADSVFYQAAEGKFDIVLSMYHDQGHIAAKMLDFHETVSLNTGLPFLRTSVDHGTAFDIAGHGIANESSMISAIYKATKYCTLYRQNFMELKHIGIL encoded by the coding sequence ATGAAGAAAGTTGCCATTACTCTTGGTGATCCTGCCGGGATAGGTACAGAAATAACCCTGAAAGCTTTGAAAAAATTAGATAGGGATGGCATTCAATTTTTCCTTATCGGCGACATTTCGAATCTTGGGAAAACATGGAGTAGTATCCGCGTTGATCTAAATGACAATGTTGAACTTATCGATGCTGGAAGCAGCGACGCACTGCTGAAAGGTCCATCAGAATCAGGCGGGTTGGTGTCGATACATGCCATTGAACTCGCTACGAATATGGCACTGAAGGGCGAGATTGACGCAGTAGTAACTGCGCCTATAAGCAAGGAATCTCTTCGATTGGCAGGCTCAAAGGACATCGACCACACACAATTATTTTCTAGGCTATCTGGCGAAAGGCATGTTTCAACGGTATTTGAGACGAAAAATTTGAGAATTTTGTTTCTCACGAAACATGCTCCACTCCTGCAAGCGTTGAGGACCATAACCGTCGAAACAGTAATCAATGGCATAGAAAGTTCCTACATCGCGCTCAGATTGCTTGGTATAGAAGGCAAAAGGATTGGGGTTGCTGCCATCAATCCGCATGCCGGAGAAAATGGATTGCTTGGAAGCGAGGAACTTACGATAATAAGACCTGCGGTGGATGCTTTAAAAGAGAAGTATGAAGTCTCAGGACCATTTCCCGCGGACAGCGTGTTTTACCAGGCCGCAGAGGGAAAATTTGACATAGTGTTGTCGATGTACCATGACCAGGGCCATATCGCTGCTAAGATGCTTGATTTTCATGAGACGGTCAGCTTGAATACAGGCCTACCATTCCTGAGAACCTCGGTGGACCATGGAACGGCGTTCGATATAGCCGGCCATGGTATCGCAAATGAAAGCAGCATGATCAGCGCAATATACAAAGCCACAAAATATTGTACATTATACAGGCAGAATTTTATGGAACTGAAACACATCGGTATATTATAG